Genomic DNA from bacterium:
CTTCTCTCCTGGCAAATTGAGGGATGTTTCGACTTGTCAGGCAATGAAGTCTGCCTCAACATGACAAAAAAGAAAAATTTGCCAAAGTCCGGGTGTTAGTTGTTTGGCTGCTGGATGATCTCCAGCCGGACCGGCTCCACCCCGTCTATTCCTATCTTTCTGGCCGCGCCCTGGGACAGGTCTATCAGCCGGCCTTCCACGAACGGCCCTCGGTCGTTGATCTTGACGGTCACGCTCTGGCTGGTCCGGAGGTTGGTGACCCGGACCATGGTGCCGAAGGGCAGGGTGCGGTGGGCGGCGGTCATGGCCTCCATGTCAAAGGTCTCGCCGTTGGCGGTCTTGCGTCCGTGGAATTCCCGGCCATAGTAGCTGGCCAGGCCCTGCTGTACCGTCAGCGGCCAGGGTTCGGTTTTGGCCGGGGGTTGTGATTTGTTCGCCGCTGCAGTTTCCCTGACAGGGCTGGTGCCGGCCGTCCCGCTCCGGTAGATGGGGGAGGGGGCGCAGCCCAAAAATGCGGCGGTGAGCAGTAATGCCCAAAGGATATTTTTCATACCGTCCGTTATGAACATTAGATTATTATTATCACATCAATTAGGACAAAGGTCAATGACGCTCAGCCCAAGGTCATGGGCATCATGTAATTTCTTTGGATTGACCTCAAAGTCTGCCTTATGTAAAATACCCTCTATGGTTAAACTATTTACAGGCTTGATACCAAGGTGGCTGAAATAATGCTCTATCTCATGGATTATGTGCTGGTTTTCTTTTTCGCTTTGACCTGCGCGT
This window encodes:
- a CDS encoding septal ring lytic transglycosylase RlpA family protein — translated: MKNILWALLLTAAFLGCAPSPIYRSGTAGTSPVRETAAANKSQPPAKTEPWPLTVQQGLASYYGREFHGRKTANGETFDMEAMTAAHRTLPFGTMVRVTNLRTSQSVTVKINDRGPFVEGRLIDLSQGAARKIGIDGVEPVRLEIIQQPNN